A stretch of the Pangasianodon hypophthalmus isolate fPanHyp1 chromosome 28, fPanHyp1.pri, whole genome shotgun sequence genome encodes the following:
- the khnyn gene encoding protein KHNYN isoform X1, translated as MALSAVPEWRDKMAGEQQVEDEFTCPGVLQGSLLSLKPTVERVFGVTLRIGGEDTSYASQDGQIWLQLKGRKQEVEAAKLFIKGIVNQEAQKEVQYPHVLQCVFCGAKGLFIDCLVRNTSAHIVVGSVGCLLISGLAEPVVKAYSLVIDLIDKYSSSQAQPSQARSESMDSRRTFKSLVERLEDSHTLELLVLPVMVKEVLLDLIKQSGLDPNTLDSGVVSAGATKPLKIQERMDRLMLKESKENQNHEILNSATISPRANGTPFFNFSDYRINDTGKQNNQAESPSHLFHCLAAGTESRPGAASADVKKQDRQVHTWSEGVPHDIEEEEELNQEDQHEESLLSTASKQENEHLLKFFTAMGFNDEVVCRVLARTGPREPSQVLDLIQQEQDKTMIQMLNQEVNGAPGAKDEDFVLDVMKKAAASCGYTEEKVAEIYSNLPELKPHELILELQRKGMRESSGRKDSKRKKAEEIEEQRKNAPILQRSKESPLKEEKKTERNNGKSGMTNIEKTENDRGGSLEAVTKKKQDVQAYGRGKSSVGLRMPELLTELDKMDLASTKPDIFSSSFHTIPPSVCGPPQPTYPSPLQSNISEEKSGPAEPTFLKPKHKPLPSKAGAVITGQQRFLEGLETPFVLQLTDDHGDPGLRQIIIDGSNVAMTHGLGIFFSCRGIALAVEYFWNQGHRKITALVPQWRQKKDPKIKEQHFLAQLQDLGLLSFTPSREFKGQRINSYDDRFMLQLARQTDGVIVTNDNMRDLVDESVGWKEIIKTRLLQYVFAGDLFMVPDDPLGRSGPHINDFLRTQKSPPVPGSHTFAGMASNVPQPSSQPRAQTEVLKYRERTPGGVGRAHGSVRGHSQGGNEMERSAEETLRLKQDLVQIFPGQESVVTMTLQCYPTLTDINQLSYFILEQVNTEE; from the exons ATGGCTCTCTCAGCCGTCCCAGAATGGAGGGATAAGATGGCAGGAGAGCAGCAAGTGGAGGACGAGTTTACCTGCCCAGGTGTTTTGCAGGGCTCTCTGCTGTCCCTGAAACCCACGGTGGAGCGAGTGTTTGGTGTGACTTTGAGAATTGGTGGGGAAGACACCTCATATGCCTCTCAGGATGGACAAATTTGGCTCCAACTGAAGGGAAGGAAACAAGAAGTGGAGGCAGCAAAG CTTTTTATAAAAGGTATTGTGAACCAAGAGGCTCAGAAGGAAGTTCAATATCCACATGtccttcagtgtgtgttctgtggtgCCAAGGGGTTATTTATTGACTGCCTGGTTAGAAATACCTCAGCACATATAGTG GTGGGCTCAGTAGGTTGTCTCCTCATCTCTGGGCTGGCCGAACCTGTTGTGAAGGCCTACTCCCTTGTCATAGACCTGATAGACAAGTACAGTTCTAGCCAAGCACAACCTTCTCAGGCAAGAAGTGAGTCCATGGATTCTCGTCGGACCTTCAAATCCCTAGTGGAGAGACTGGAGGACAGTCACACCCTAGAACTGCTGGTCCTGCCAGTGATGGTGAAAGAAGTTCTTCTGGACTTAATTAAGCAGTCAGGACTAGATCCAAACACTTTGGACAGTGGTGTAGTTTCAGCCGGAGCCACAAAACCTCTAAAAATTCAGGAGAGAATGGATAGACTGATGCTAAAAGAATCTAAGGAGAACCAGAACCATGAGATTTTAAACAGCGCCACCATTTCTCCCAGAGCAAACGGGACacctttttttaacttttcagaTTATAGAATCAATGATACAGGAAAGCAAAATAATCAAGCAGAGTCTCCAAGTCACTTATTCCACTGTTTGGCAGCAGGCACAGAATCAAGACCTGGTGCTGCAAGTGCAGATGTAAAGAAACAAGACAGACAAGTGCACACGTGGTCTGAAGGTGTACCCCATGATatagaggaggaagaagagttAAATCAGGAGGATCAACATGAAGAAAGCTTGTTGTCCACAGCAAGTAAACAAGAAAATGAGCATCTACTTAAATTCTTCACTGCAATGGGCTTCAACGATGAGGTGGTATGTAGAGTTTTGGCCCGTACTGGACCCAGAGAACCCTCTCAGGTTCTTGACCTGATCCAGCAAGAGCAAGATAAAACAATGATCCAGATGTTAAATCAGGAGGTAAATGGGGCTCCAGGGGCCAAAGACGAGGATTTTGTCCTTGATGTGATGAAGAAAGCAGCAGCCAGCTGTGGGTACACAGAGGAGAAGGTGGCTGAGATTTACAGCAACCTCCCTGAATTGAAACCGCATGAGCTGATCCTGGAACTGCAGAGGAAGGGCATGAGGGAATCCAGTGGCAGGAAAGacagcaagagaaagaaagcagaggaaATAGAGGAGCAGAGGAAAAATGCACCCATTCTTCAAAGATCCAAAGAAAGTCCTttaaaggaagagaagaaaactGAGAGAAATAATGGGAAGAGTGGAATGACAAATATAGAAAAGACTGAGAATGATAGAGGAGGAAGTTTAGAAGCAGTGACTAAAAAGAAGCAAGATGTGCAAGCATATGGGAGAGGAAAGTCAAGTGTAGGACTGAGGATGCCAGAACTCTTAACTGAGCTTGACAAGATGGACTTGGCAAGCACTAAACCAGatattttttcatcttcattcCATACCATTCCGCCTTCTGTATGTGGGCCTCCTCAGCCAACTTACCCATCTCCACTGCAATCCAACATCTCAGAAGAAAAAAGTGGCCCAGCAGAGCCCACTTTTCTCAAGCCTAAGCACAAACCTCTACCAAGCAAAGCAGGTGCAGTCATCACCGGACAACAGCGCTTCTTGGAAGGCTTAGAGACACCTTTTGTCCTCCAGCTGACGGATGACCATGGTGACCCAGGGCTGCGGCAGATCATCATTGATGGGAGCAACGTTGCCATGAC GCATGGTTTGGGAATATTTTTCTCCTGTCGAGGCATTGCTTTGGCTGTGGAGTACTTCTGGAACCAAGGCCATCGCAAAATCACAGCACTCGTTCCCCAGTGGAGACAGAAGAAAGACCCAAAGATAAAAG AGCAGCACTTTCTGGCACAACTGCAGGATCTTGGTCTCCTCTCGTTTACCCCATCTAGAGAGTTTAAAGGACAGAGGATAAATTCCTATGATGACAG ATTTATGCTGCAGCTTGCAAGGCAGACAGATGGAGTGATTGTAACGAATGACAACATGAGAGACCTTGTGGACGAGTCAGTTGGGTGGAAAGAAATCATCAAGACAAG GTTGCTCCAGTACGTGTTTGCAGGGGACCTCTTTATGGTGCCGGATGATCCTCTAGGCCGAAGTGGACCCCACATTAATGACTTCTTACGGACACAGAAGAG TCCCCCTGTTCCTGGCAGTCACACATTTGCTGGTATGGCCTCAAATGTCCCCCAACCCTCATCTCAACCCAGAGCTCAGACGGAAGTGCTGAAGTACCGTGAGCGGACACCTGGGGGCGTCGGCAGAGCTCACGGGTCAGTAAGGGGTCATTCCCAGGGTGGAAATGAGATGGAGAGGTCAGCAGAGGAGACGCTCAGGCTGAAACAGGATTTGGTGCAGATTTTTCCAGGGCAGGAGAGTGTGGTTACAATGACCCTACAGTGCTACCCAACTCTCACAGATATCAACCAATTGTCTTATTTCATTCTGGAACAAGTGAATACAGAGGAGTAG
- the khnyn gene encoding protein KHNYN isoform X2, giving the protein MALSAVPEWRDKMAGEQQVEDEFTCPGVLQGSLLSLKPTVERVFGVTLRIGGEDTSYASQDGQIWLQLKGRKQEVEAAKLFIKGIVNQEAQKEVQYPHVLQCVFCGAKGLFIDCLVRNTSAHIVVGSVGCLLISGLAEPVVKAYSLVIDLIDKYSSSQAQPSQARSESMDSRRTFKSLVERLEDSHTLELLVLPVMVKEVLLDLIKQSGLDPNTLDSGVVSAGATKPLKIQERMDRLMLKESKENQNHEILNSATISPRANGTPFFNFSDYRINDTGKQNNQAESPSHLFHCLAAGTESRPGAASADVKKQDRQVHTWSEGVPHDIEEEEELNQEDQHEESLLSTASKQENEHLLKFFTAMGFNDEVVCRVLARTGPREPSQVLDLIQQEQDKTMIQMLNQEVNGAPGAKDEDFVLDVMKKAAASCGYTEEKVAEIYSNLPELKPHELILELQRKGMRESSGRKDSKRKKAEEIEEQRKNAPILQRSKESPLKEEKKTERNNGKSGMTNIEKTENDRGGSLEAVTKKKQDVQAYGRGKSSVGLRMPELLTELDKMDLASTKPDIFSSSFHTIPPSVCGPPQPTYPSPLQSNISEEKSGPAEPTFLKPKHKPLPSKAGAVITGQQRFLEGLETPFVLQLTDDHGDPGLRQIIIDGSNVAMTHGLGIFFSCRGIALAVEYFWNQGHRKITALVPQWRQKKDPKIKEQHFLAQLQDLGLLSFTPSREFKGQRINSYDDRFMLQLARQTDGVIVTNDNMRDLVDESVGWKEIIKTRLLQYVFAGDLFMVPDDPLGRSGPHINDFLRTQKRFVHGSM; this is encoded by the exons ATGGCTCTCTCAGCCGTCCCAGAATGGAGGGATAAGATGGCAGGAGAGCAGCAAGTGGAGGACGAGTTTACCTGCCCAGGTGTTTTGCAGGGCTCTCTGCTGTCCCTGAAACCCACGGTGGAGCGAGTGTTTGGTGTGACTTTGAGAATTGGTGGGGAAGACACCTCATATGCCTCTCAGGATGGACAAATTTGGCTCCAACTGAAGGGAAGGAAACAAGAAGTGGAGGCAGCAAAG CTTTTTATAAAAGGTATTGTGAACCAAGAGGCTCAGAAGGAAGTTCAATATCCACATGtccttcagtgtgtgttctgtggtgCCAAGGGGTTATTTATTGACTGCCTGGTTAGAAATACCTCAGCACATATAGTG GTGGGCTCAGTAGGTTGTCTCCTCATCTCTGGGCTGGCCGAACCTGTTGTGAAGGCCTACTCCCTTGTCATAGACCTGATAGACAAGTACAGTTCTAGCCAAGCACAACCTTCTCAGGCAAGAAGTGAGTCCATGGATTCTCGTCGGACCTTCAAATCCCTAGTGGAGAGACTGGAGGACAGTCACACCCTAGAACTGCTGGTCCTGCCAGTGATGGTGAAAGAAGTTCTTCTGGACTTAATTAAGCAGTCAGGACTAGATCCAAACACTTTGGACAGTGGTGTAGTTTCAGCCGGAGCCACAAAACCTCTAAAAATTCAGGAGAGAATGGATAGACTGATGCTAAAAGAATCTAAGGAGAACCAGAACCATGAGATTTTAAACAGCGCCACCATTTCTCCCAGAGCAAACGGGACacctttttttaacttttcagaTTATAGAATCAATGATACAGGAAAGCAAAATAATCAAGCAGAGTCTCCAAGTCACTTATTCCACTGTTTGGCAGCAGGCACAGAATCAAGACCTGGTGCTGCAAGTGCAGATGTAAAGAAACAAGACAGACAAGTGCACACGTGGTCTGAAGGTGTACCCCATGATatagaggaggaagaagagttAAATCAGGAGGATCAACATGAAGAAAGCTTGTTGTCCACAGCAAGTAAACAAGAAAATGAGCATCTACTTAAATTCTTCACTGCAATGGGCTTCAACGATGAGGTGGTATGTAGAGTTTTGGCCCGTACTGGACCCAGAGAACCCTCTCAGGTTCTTGACCTGATCCAGCAAGAGCAAGATAAAACAATGATCCAGATGTTAAATCAGGAGGTAAATGGGGCTCCAGGGGCCAAAGACGAGGATTTTGTCCTTGATGTGATGAAGAAAGCAGCAGCCAGCTGTGGGTACACAGAGGAGAAGGTGGCTGAGATTTACAGCAACCTCCCTGAATTGAAACCGCATGAGCTGATCCTGGAACTGCAGAGGAAGGGCATGAGGGAATCCAGTGGCAGGAAAGacagcaagagaaagaaagcagaggaaATAGAGGAGCAGAGGAAAAATGCACCCATTCTTCAAAGATCCAAAGAAAGTCCTttaaaggaagagaagaaaactGAGAGAAATAATGGGAAGAGTGGAATGACAAATATAGAAAAGACTGAGAATGATAGAGGAGGAAGTTTAGAAGCAGTGACTAAAAAGAAGCAAGATGTGCAAGCATATGGGAGAGGAAAGTCAAGTGTAGGACTGAGGATGCCAGAACTCTTAACTGAGCTTGACAAGATGGACTTGGCAAGCACTAAACCAGatattttttcatcttcattcCATACCATTCCGCCTTCTGTATGTGGGCCTCCTCAGCCAACTTACCCATCTCCACTGCAATCCAACATCTCAGAAGAAAAAAGTGGCCCAGCAGAGCCCACTTTTCTCAAGCCTAAGCACAAACCTCTACCAAGCAAAGCAGGTGCAGTCATCACCGGACAACAGCGCTTCTTGGAAGGCTTAGAGACACCTTTTGTCCTCCAGCTGACGGATGACCATGGTGACCCAGGGCTGCGGCAGATCATCATTGATGGGAGCAACGTTGCCATGAC GCATGGTTTGGGAATATTTTTCTCCTGTCGAGGCATTGCTTTGGCTGTGGAGTACTTCTGGAACCAAGGCCATCGCAAAATCACAGCACTCGTTCCCCAGTGGAGACAGAAGAAAGACCCAAAGATAAAAG AGCAGCACTTTCTGGCACAACTGCAGGATCTTGGTCTCCTCTCGTTTACCCCATCTAGAGAGTTTAAAGGACAGAGGATAAATTCCTATGATGACAG ATTTATGCTGCAGCTTGCAAGGCAGACAGATGGAGTGATTGTAACGAATGACAACATGAGAGACCTTGTGGACGAGTCAGTTGGGTGGAAAGAAATCATCAAGACAAG GTTGCTCCAGTACGTGTTTGCAGGGGACCTCTTTATGGTGCCGGATGATCCTCTAGGCCGAAGTGGACCCCACATTAATGACTTCTTACGGACACAGAAGAGGTTCGTGCATGGATCGATGTAA